The Cryptomeria japonica chromosome 2, Sugi_1.0, whole genome shotgun sequence region TGTACATCTTCAAATGCAGACATTGCTCCTTGCCCAGGCCCAACGAATTGTGCATGTGCAGCTACTTTCACAAATCAACACTAATTAGTCCCTTATATCTTATACATAGTCATAAACTCAGATCATATACATAATAAAATGCTGAGTTTGGTTAAGTGTTTTGAGACTTAAGTACACCAAAATATGAAAAGAGAAAGGATTTTACTAGATCCCATGATTCTAAGTAAATGGATATACCATCACCAATCAATAGGACATGTCTATCTGCATCACTCCATTTATTGAGTGGCAATCGATCCATTATCTTCCTTTCTGTTATGATCTCTTCACCAGTTGCCTCAATAACATTTCGTAGATCATCCCATAGCTCAATTCCATCAAGTTGTTGTAAAGCACGCTGTTTACAACCAGGCCTTCCACGAGTTGTTCGTTCTACTAAGACCGAATTTGCCATATCCCCTGTTTGGTCCATCTTTCGGAGTGACCAGAGGGTATAGTCTCCTGCACAATTTTGACATAATCCAATAAGCTTCTTGTTTTTTATCATAAAAAGGAGTACAATAATGGTGAGCTTATATAAAAATAGGTCACAAAAGTCATAACAGATCACTTACATCACACTAATAAAACAGCTAGTAACCCACATCAAAAATGGATAAAAATTTTACTTCTAACCTCCTCCCGGGGCGGTGTCAAAATAGTTCTGACCCACCCGACGCACTATCTCCTCCCACCGCCCCTGGGTGAGATTAATTGTTCCGGGTGTTCATAGGAATATAAAGCGGGTATGCCGGGTGAACTATAccacatagaattgtaggggcaatTATAGTTCCCCGGTTCATCGGGACCCAAGCTGCGAGTAAAGTCATATCGGTGCATAACCACAGAGATATGGATCTTGAAATAGAAGTTCTTTCTGAGGCTTTGAAAGGTTCGGACCTTCGAATCCAACTTCAAATCCCCGGGTTCCCACTGGTTCCGTGCTCCCTCCCGGCAGGGGGTGTAGGGCTATAATCGTGGAATGGGTAGAAATTTTACCCGTAAttctaaaaagagattgaaaagaagaggaaaaacaaTCTTTCTGATTTGAAACATCATAACAAAAAGAACCGAAATCCCCTTAGAGAGTCTATCAGCACAAGGAACAGAGTGCTGACCATGCTAAACGTCATTCCCCAACGACTAAAGTAGAGGAGCAACAAACAGAGTAAGGTTCACGGGGCCTGAGGAGGCCACACCTTACTGATTTTACTTAAACTTGAAGTTTAACactttttaatattatatatagcGAAATTAGCCTGGGGATCTGCACAATCAACACTGTAATAGCTATGAAACAACATACATAGAACACATGAATATTGATTTTGTATTCCCAATTTCAATTTTCCCAAAGTGACTTTCCTCCTTTTGAAATTAACTTTGTTTTATTGTAATGAGGGTTTGAAAACAATATTGTTTGGAGACAGACAACTTTGTTACTATTGTTGTacatcatgaatgaagaaaatgctATAGCATTCTTAAGCAGACATGAGATTTCAGTCAAGTCAAAACTTGTGGATGCTTCATTCCTTGGTTATAAAAATTGGTTATAAAAATTGTTAGCTACTTGCAGATTTAATCACTAGAGCCCCATTGGTCAAaaaaaaatgatcaatgttgaatgtaaaAAATGTCAGAAATATGTATTTACTTTTATGGTATCCATCACTTAAGGAGTTAAGAGTTAGTGTTATCTAAGAAAGAAGCTTCACAAACACCATATAAGTGCCATTAGTACCATCAGGGACAACATGGTTAGCCTTTCTCTACACTAGAGCAGTCTAAAGTTACCATGAATCAGCAGGGCACCCACATATACCTGCATTAGATGTGGCGAAGGTAGTAACAGTCCTTTTTTCTGTTTGCATAATGAATTCTCCTTTTCCAAGCCCATCAAACAGCCTACACCAAAAAAGCAGAGACCACATCATAGTAAAGCTAATAGATCTTCAGAACTATATCTAAACCTGATCATATGGAAGAGTTATTCTCACTGACTTGAGATGTGGATCATGGACTAACGTACTCCATGTTCGCATTTTCAGGTATCTTGGAGCATCCCCAACCATCTGTTTGCGAACAGTAGACCATATCCCATCCGCTCCAATCAAAAGTTTGCAGGGAACCACCTTGATCCTATGATCCTCTGTACCCTCTTTGGGGCACTTAAAATAGGCCTCAACGCCACCCTGCTTTGTGTTTCAAAAAATGTTAAAGAAATCTGAATCAGTTGGTACTAATGACAGTGATTTCTATACCTCTAAaatatatcatttaattttttaaCGGATAAGCATATTGTGAATATAATCAACAGAATTCTGTGCAGTGGGCCATAGTCTAGTAACAAGGCAAAGCAGTGATATAATGATTACTTGGTTTTAAGCTTTTCTGGACACATGCTCACGTGAATGAGGCTACGTTGTAAGCGGTTGTGAATTTCAGCAGACCACCGAAGGTCGTGGCTTGTTGGCACAACGGGAACCACATCATTGCTACAGATGGAGAGTTTAGAATAGATTATTCTGTACATCAATTGAGGGATCTAACTGTCAACAAAATATGTGGATGTGTATATCTCTACATAACAGCTGtgtttttatattataaatatttacaTATTGTGATGAAATAGAGTATATTTTTAACATTTttcataaattttatttaattatagagTTTAAATATGTTTTATGCAATACATTTTGTTTATATCATGCTTGTATTTATCAATCTaactattaaatttaaaatttgtttgaattttttcattTACAATTAATCAATTTTTTTCATAATTAATTTTCAAAATCTTAACAGCAATTTAGCTTTTTCTCAAAGTGCTATGTTTATTCTTTTAAGAACTCCATTTTGTTGTCCAACATATGGAGCTAATAGTTGCCTCTTAATTTGGTTTATTTATTAAATTTGGCAAAATCATGTGGTGTATACTCTTTCTCAATATATTATTTcagtattaaattattattattattattttatttttgaaaatttttcaaACTTATGAAAAATCAAACTTTCTTCGGTTATTTCTCTATAAAACATGTTCAAAAAACACTTCTTTCAACTAAGGTGAAAGATCATATAGTATATTTTGGTTAAACATTTTTTTCAATGGCTCAAGGTTAATATGACCAATCTTTTAATGCCATAATTGATTTCTTGAAGTAATGTTTGAAACTAAGACTTTAGAGGACTTTTTTTTTCTTAACTAAAATAGTCTTTTCATATATCTATCAAATACTAATTTTTCCATGATTACCTtcattcatatttttctttgttttaccATTGGCTCTCAAAATGATCAAGATGGTTGCAATAATGGCAAATCTTTCCTTTCCTCTAATCATCATCATCCTTAACTAAATGTCTTGTTCTAGTTCTATTCACAAAGAAGGCAAGGTTTGACAAGACTTTTCATCTAGTGATGTCATTCTTCAAAGTTGTAGCACCACTAAGCTTTATAGAGATGGTACTCAATCTATTATTTAATATTTGCAATAATGTTTACCATCAAAACCTTGCTAGATTTAGCAAAAATCTCTAGGATCAATGCCAAAGTCTTTTAAAATTTAGCAATGATCTCTATGATTAACAGTATAAAATTTTAGATTTAGAAATTATATTTATGATCAATGTTGCAACCTTTTAGATTTAGCAACAATACCTACAATCAACACTACAACCTTCTAGATTTAAAAACAATTTCTACGATCAATGCTAAATTGTTTTAGG contains the following coding sequences:
- the LOC131070565 gene encoding zeaxanthin epoxidase, chloroplastic isoform X3, with product MSADTSSIVGVGLNGITALEGIKLGLTTALPQAGGYCTKIKRVTLIDTQVSDCSVQEFVPGELIILTWKSLHRVLDSFVDRSRISFSHRLLAYKACKQGGVEAYFKCPKEGTEDHRIKVVPCKLLIGADGIWSTVRKQMVGDAPRYLKMRTWSTLVHDPHLKLFDGLGKGEFIMQTEKRTVTTFATSNAGDYTLWSLRKMDQTGDMANSVLVERTTRGRPGCKQRALQQLDGIELWDDLRNVIEATGEEIITERKIMDRLPLNKWSDADRHVLLIGDAAHAQFVGPGQGAMSAFEDVHQLSLLLEVASGSSFSEESIQDAVKRFEKLRIPRTKKMQEYASYSTMIPEFQPEWSQHLTAEDRLKVNEEYRKWIQAYPNKQQGDPDSIYFQ